From the candidate division Zixibacteria bacterium HGW-Zixibacteria-1 genome, one window contains:
- the pepF gene encoding oligoendopeptidase F → MLSRKNLFPAIRVLGLTVIIMIFVSGLVSAEERILVRDSIPDSYKWDFSHIYPDWKTWESDLARLDSLVDYFATLQGTLAENPDNLLKVFRSRDRIDKLNDSVSSYVGLQYAVDVKNNEIGGIYQRVRAIGKKYRIAQSWFTPELLNLNRDILQSWMSAKPALKEYRVEIENEFRRQAHTLDAAQEQLLSYFSSFQGSPVRTYDALTTADVKYPTITTSDGQEVKLTEGRYMNLIVTDRDPEDRRMAFESTMTIYSTNRNTYATIYGSVLERDWATAQARKYATTLESYLDNDNVPTEVFTNLIETVKKGSAAIRRYFNLKKEYLGLDSFHMYDRYVPIIDFEKKYEYDEIKNWITESVVPLGEEYQSKLRNGFDDRWVDVYENDGKSTGGFCSGVYGVHPYILVNYNETMGEMFTVAHEMGHAMHSVLAEESQPYPTSGYSIFVAEVASTGGEQLLLRYLLDKSQDPKEKIYLLQYTIDDLYKTFYRQVLFADFEWRAHQKVEKGEPVTAETLNELYLQVVDDFYGDAMAKDSLLGYYWATVPHFYFGPYYVYKYATSYAASTRLISDVMSNTGEAREAAVNRYLGLLRAGGSDYPMNLLERAGVDMADPHTYQAIIDLTDALVTQLETELHKLQ, encoded by the coding sequence ATGCTTTCGAGGAAAAATTTATTCCCGGCTATTCGGGTTCTGGGTCTGACTGTAATAATAATGATTTTTGTCTCCGGTCTTGTTTCCGCCGAGGAGCGGATACTGGTCAGGGATTCTATCCCGGATTCATACAAGTGGGATTTCAGCCACATCTACCCCGACTGGAAGACATGGGAAAGCGACTTAGCCCGGCTCGATTCGCTGGTCGATTATTTCGCGACACTCCAGGGGACGCTTGCCGAGAACCCCGATAACCTCCTTAAGGTCTTCCGCTCCCGCGACCGGATCGATAAGCTTAATGACAGTGTTTCCTCGTATGTCGGTCTGCAATATGCCGTCGATGTGAAAAACAATGAAATAGGCGGGATATATCAAAGGGTGCGGGCCATCGGGAAAAAATACCGGATTGCGCAATCATGGTTCACACCGGAACTGCTCAATTTAAACCGGGATATTCTTCAGTCATGGATGTCTGCGAAACCGGCCCTCAAGGAATACCGGGTGGAAATCGAGAATGAATTCAGGCGCCAGGCGCATACACTCGACGCCGCGCAGGAGCAGTTGCTGTCGTATTTCTCCAGTTTCCAGGGTTCGCCGGTGCGTACTTACGATGCCCTGACCACGGCCGATGTCAAATACCCGACTATTACCACTTCCGACGGTCAGGAGGTCAAGCTGACCGAGGGGCGGTATATGAATCTGATCGTGACCGATCGCGACCCGGAAGACCGGCGAATGGCCTTCGAAAGCACCATGACGATCTACAGCACCAACCGCAATACTTATGCGACTATATATGGATCCGTGCTGGAACGTGACTGGGCGACCGCCCAGGCGCGCAAATATGCCACGACGCTCGAAAGTTATCTGGATAACGATAATGTCCCGACCGAAGTCTTCACCAATTTGATCGAGACCGTCAAAAAGGGCTCCGCGGCGATCAGGCGGTACTTCAATCTGAAAAAAGAATATCTCGGCCTCGATTCTTTTCATATGTACGATCGGTATGTTCCGATAATTGACTTCGAGAAAAAATACGAATATGATGAAATAAAAAACTGGATTACCGAGTCAGTGGTGCCTCTTGGCGAGGAATATCAATCCAAACTTCGTAACGGATTCGATGACCGCTGGGTGGATGTGTACGAAAACGACGGCAAGAGCACCGGCGGCTTCTGCTCCGGTGTTTACGGGGTGCATCCTTATATTCTTGTCAATTACAATGAAACGATGGGTGAGATGTTCACCGTGGCCCATGAAATGGGACATGCCATGCATTCGGTGCTCGCCGAAGAAAGCCAGCCATATCCGACCTCCGGCTATTCGATATTTGTCGCCGAGGTAGCTTCCACCGGAGGCGAGCAGTTGCTGCTTCGCTATCTTCTGGACAAGAGCCAGGATCCGAAAGAAAAGATTTATCTTCTGCAGTACACCATCGATGATCTTTACAAGACTTTTTATCGACAGGTTTTATTTGCCGATTTCGAATGGCGGGCGCATCAGAAGGTGGAAAAAGGTGAGCCGGTCACGGCGGAAACGCTGAACGAATTGTACCTACAGGTTGTCGATGATTTCTATGGTGATGCCATGGCCAAAGATTCGCTGCTCGGTTATTACTGGGCGACCGTCCCGCATTTTTACTTCGGCCCCTATTATGTTTATAAATATGCCACGAGCTACGCCGCTTCCACCCGCCTGATAAGTGATGTCATGTCAAACACGGGTGAAGCGAGAGAGGCGGCCGTCAACAGATATCTTGGCCTGCTCAGGGCCGGCGGCAGCGACTACCCGATGAATCTCCTGGAGCGGGCCGGTGTCGATATGGCCGATCCGCATACATACCAGGCCATCATCGATCTGACCGATGCCCTGGTGACACAACTCGAAACGGAGCTTCACAAATTGCAGTGA